A single genomic interval of Syngnathoides biaculeatus isolate LvHL_M chromosome 1, ASM1980259v1, whole genome shotgun sequence harbors:
- the LOC133492898 gene encoding sodium channel subunit beta-1-like isoform X2, translating into MTAIRILVLFLSCTLFVRQCDGACAEVDSDTEAVVGKGFKLGCISCKMRSEVKATATVEWYFKAKGEVDFVPIYTYNGMGPNIESELFMDRLDWNGSKRSNDIQDASIYILNVTFNDSGTYRCFFNRILTYDNYENTTIISKVVHLNVLPKATRGTASIVSEVMMYVSIIGLQVWLLIEMIYCYRKIAAAGEEALREAANAEYLAIASESKDNCADVQVGE; encoded by the exons ATGACTGCAATCCGCATCCTGGTCCTTTTCCTGTCCTGCACATTGTTTG TGCGCCAGTGCGATGGGGCGTGTGCAGAGGTGGACTCGGACACGGAGGCGGTAGTGGGCAAGGGCTTCAAACTGGGCTGCATCTCCTGCAAGATGAGGAGCGAAGTCAAAGCCACGGCCACGGTTGAATGGTACTTCAAGGCCAAAGGGGAGGTCGACTTTGTGCCG ATCTACACCTACAATGGAATGGGCCCCAATATTGAAAGTGAACTTTTCATGGACCGCCTGGACTGGAACGGGAGCAAGAGGAGCAACGACATCCAAGACGCGTCCATATACATTCTCAACGTCACCTTCAACGACTCGGGCACATACCGGTGCTTCTTCAATCGCATCCTCACCTACGACAACTACGAGAACACCACCATTATCAGCAAAGTGGTCCACCTCAACGTGCTGCCGAAAG CCACCAGAGGTACAGCTTCCATCGTGTCCGAAGTCATGATGTACGTGTCCATCATCGGCCTGCAGGTGTGGCTCCTCATCGAGATGATATACTGCTACAGGAAAATAGCAGCGGCCGGGGAGGAAGCGTTACGAGAAGCTGC GAACGCCGAATATTTAGCCATTGCCTCGGAAAGTAAAGATAACTGTGCAGATGTGCAGGTTGGAGAATAG
- the LOC133493166 gene encoding sodium channel subunit beta-1-like, with the protein MTAVHILLLFLSFTFLDNRCDGACAEPESDTEAVVGQGFKLGCLSCKRRSEVKASATVEWYFKAKGEVDFVQIYTYGELGPTIENEHFMDRLDWNGSKRSNDIQDASIYILNVTLNDTGIYRCFFNRILSYDNYEYTTVVSKVVYLTVVEKATRGTASIVSEVMMYVSIIGLQVWLLIEMIYCYRKIAAAGEEALREAANAEYLAIASESKDNCAGQVGE; encoded by the exons ATGACTGCTGTTCACATCCTGCTCCTTTTCCTCTCCTTCACATTTTTGG acAACCGGTGCGATGGGGCGTGCGCAGAGCCCGAGTCGGACACCGAGGCGGTGGTGGGCCAAGGCTTCAAGCTGGGCTGCCTCTCCTGCAAGAGGAGGAGCGAGGTCAAAGCTTCCGCCACTGTTGAATGGTACTTCAAGGCCAAAGGAGAGGTCGACTTTGTGCAG ATCTACACCTACGGCGAGCTGGGCCCCACCATTGAAAACGAGCACTTCATGGACCGTCTGGACTGGAACGGGAGCAAGAGGAGCAACGACATCCAAGACGCGTCCATTTATATTCTCAACGTCACCTTAAATGACACGGGCATATACCGCTGCTTCTTCAACCGCATCCTCAGCTATGACAACTACGAGTACACCACTGTTGTCAGCAAAGTGGTCTACCTCACGGTGGTCGAAAAAG CCACCAGAGGAACAGCTTCCATCGTGTCCGAAGTTATGATGTACGTGTCCATCATCGGCTTGCAGGTGTGGCTCCTCATCGAGATGATATACTGCTACAGGAAAATAGCAGCGGCCGGGGAGGAAGCGCTAAGAGAAGCTGC GAATGCTGAATATTTAGCAATTGCCTCCGAAAGTAAAGACAACTGTGCTGGGCAGGTTGGAGAATAG
- the LOC133492510 gene encoding lamin-A-like isoform X1, producing MATPKNTPRGASSPLSPNRITRLQEKEDLSNLNDRLAVYIDKVRSLEVENAGLRLRITESETEVSRELTGLKAAYETELADARKTLDSVAKERARLQLEVGKLREDYKELKARNTKKESDLAGALLRLKDLEALLNSKDASLTTALGEKRSLEAENRDLKTQVAKLDTSLGDARKQLQDEMLRRVDGENRIQTLKEELEFQKNLHSEELREVKRRHESRMVELDNGHQQDFESKLAEALMEMRSQHELQVKLYKDELEKTYNAKLEGARQSADRSSHLVGAAHEELQQTRVRMESMSAQLSQLQKQLAARDAKVKDLEEALSRERDTMRRLLGEKDREMAEIRQRMQQQLDEYQELMDVKLALDMEICAYRKLLEGEEERLRLSPSPPPTRMAGSRSSAASAHSRSFNCGAQTSPPKRRRPNDTDSEASSFAGGAVARTRVTQQASASGRVTVDEVDQEGKYVRLSNKADEDQNLGNWQVKRQVGSSAPIAFKFPAKFILKAGQRVTIWAAGAGGHHSPPSDLVWKTQANWGTGDQFQTTLISANGEEMAMRKVTRTHFDDDDDDMQVAHSTCGDSEYNLRSRTVLCGSCGLPSDKSNNCSSVSSASRSFRSGGISEGLLPHSYVFSTSTARKSGTRIEKCPIM from the exons ATGGCGACACCCAAAAACACTCCTCGAGGCGCAAGCTCCCCACTTTCCCCCAACCGCATCACCCGTCTCCAAGAGAAGGAGGATCTCAGCAACCTCAACGACCGCCTGGCCGTTTACATCGACAAGGTCCGGTCCCTGGAGGTGGAGAACGCCGGCCTGCGTCTGCGCATCACCGAGTCCGAGACCGAGGTGTCCCGGGAGCTGACGGGCCTCAAGGCCGCCTACGAGACGGAGCTGGCGGACGCCCGGAAGACTCTGGACTCTGTGGCCAAAGAGCGTGCGCGTCTGCAGCTGGAGGTGGGCAAGCTGAGGGAGGATTACAAGGAGCTAAAAGCAAG GAACACTAAAAAAGAATCGGATCTGGCAGGAGCGCTGCTGAGACTCAAAGACTTGGAGGCCTTGCTGAACTCCAAGGACGCGTCTTTGACGACCGCATTGGGAGAAAAGCGTAGCCTTGAGGCAGAAAACAGGGACCTGAAGACGCAGGTTGCTAAG CTCGACACCAGCCTGGGCGATGCCAGAAAGCAACTGCAGGACGAGATGCTGAGGAGAGTGGATGGAGAGAACCGCATTCAGACCCTCAAAGAGGAGCTGGAGTTCCAGAAGAACCTCCATTCTGAG GAGCTGCGCGAGGTGAAGCGACGCCATGAGTCCCGTATGGTCGAGTTGGACAACGGCCACCAGCAGGACTTTGAAAGCAAACTGGCCGAGGCCTTGATGGAGATGCGAAGCCAGCATGAGCTGCAAGTAAAACTCTACAAGGATGAGCTGGAGAAGACCTACAATGCCAAG CTGGAAGGCGCGCGTCAGTCAGCGGATCGCAGCAGCCACCTGGTGGGGGCGGCGCACGAGGAGCTTCAGCAGACGCGGGTGCGCATGGAGTCTATGTCGGCCCAGCTCAGCCAGCTGCAGAAACAG CTTGCAGCTCGTGATGCAAAGGTGAAGGACCTGGAGGAGGCTCTGTCTCGGGAGCGGGATACCATGCGTCGCCTTCTGGGAGAGAAAGACCGAGAAATGGCCGAGATAAGGCAGCGGATGCAGCAGCAGCTGGACGAATATCAGGAGCTGATGGACGTCAAGTTGGCACTCGATATGGAAATATGTGCCTACAGGAAGCTGCTCGAGGGCGAGGAGGAAAG GCTGCGTCTTTCTCCAAGTCCACCGCCGACGAGGATGGCAGGAAGTCGCTCCTCGGCCGCGTCGGCTCACTCCCGATCCTTCAACTGCGGCGCTCAGACGTCTCCCCCGAAGAGGCGGCGCCCCAACGACACGGACAGCGAGGCCTCGAGCTTCGCTGGCGGTGCCGTCGCGCGGACCCGCGTCACCCAGCAGGCCTCTGCCAGCGGGCGTGTCACGGTGGATGAGGTGGACCAGGAAGGCAAATACGTCCGACTCAGCAATAAAGCTGATGAG GACCAGAATTTGGGCAACTGGCAGGTGAAGCGCCAGGTTGGCTCTTCAGCACCGATTGCATTCAAGTTTCCCGCAAAGTTCATCTTGAAGGCTGGCCAGAGGGTCACG ATCTGGGCGGCTGGTGCAGGAGGACACCACAGCCCTCCCTCTGACTTGGTCTGGAAGACCCAAGCCAACTGGGGCACCGGAGACCAGTTCCAGACCACCTTGATCAGCGCTAATGGAGAG gaaatggCGATGAGGAAAGTCACTCGCACGCATtttgacgatgatgatgatgacatg CAGGTGGCTCACAGCACCTGCGGGGACAGCGAGTACAACCTGCGTAGTCGCACGGTCCTGTGCGGCTCCTGCGGCCTCCCCTCGGACAAGTCCAACAACTGCAGCAGCGTGTCCTCAGCTTCCCGCTCCTTCCGCAGCGGTGGCATCTCGGAGGGTCTGTTGCCCCACTCGTACGTGTTCAGCACCAGCACAGCTCGCAAG agtgGAACACGTATTGAGAAATGTCCAATAATGTGA
- the LOC133492510 gene encoding lamin-A-like isoform X2 yields the protein MATPKNTPRGASSPLSPNRITRLQEKEDLSNLNDRLAVYIDKVRSLEVENAGLRLRITESETEVSRELTGLKAAYETELADARKTLDSVAKERARLQLEVGKLREDYKELKARNTKKESDLAGALLRLKDLEALLNSKDASLTTALGEKRSLEAENRDLKTQVAKLDTSLGDARKQLQDEMLRRVDGENRIQTLKEELEFQKNLHSEELREVKRRHESRMVELDNGHQQDFESKLAEALMEMRSQHELQVKLYKDELEKTYNAKLEGARQSADRSSHLVGAAHEELQQTRVRMESMSAQLSQLQKQLAARDAKVKDLEEALSRERDTMRRLLGEKDREMAEIRQRMQQQLDEYQELMDVKLALDMEICAYRKLLEGEEERLRLSPSPPPTRMAGSRSSAASAHSRSFNCGAQTSPPKRRRPNDTDSEASSFAGGAVARTRVTQQASASGRVTVDEVDQEGKYVRLSNKADEDQNLGNWQVKRQVGSSAPIAFKFPAKFILKAGQRVTIWAAGAGGHHSPPSDLVWKTQANWGTGDQFQTTLISANGEEMAMRKVTRTHFDDDDDDMVAHSTCGDSEYNLRSRTVLCGSCGLPSDKSNNCSSVSSASRSFRSGGISEGLLPHSYVFSTSTARKSGTRIEKCPIM from the exons ATGGCGACACCCAAAAACACTCCTCGAGGCGCAAGCTCCCCACTTTCCCCCAACCGCATCACCCGTCTCCAAGAGAAGGAGGATCTCAGCAACCTCAACGACCGCCTGGCCGTTTACATCGACAAGGTCCGGTCCCTGGAGGTGGAGAACGCCGGCCTGCGTCTGCGCATCACCGAGTCCGAGACCGAGGTGTCCCGGGAGCTGACGGGCCTCAAGGCCGCCTACGAGACGGAGCTGGCGGACGCCCGGAAGACTCTGGACTCTGTGGCCAAAGAGCGTGCGCGTCTGCAGCTGGAGGTGGGCAAGCTGAGGGAGGATTACAAGGAGCTAAAAGCAAG GAACACTAAAAAAGAATCGGATCTGGCAGGAGCGCTGCTGAGACTCAAAGACTTGGAGGCCTTGCTGAACTCCAAGGACGCGTCTTTGACGACCGCATTGGGAGAAAAGCGTAGCCTTGAGGCAGAAAACAGGGACCTGAAGACGCAGGTTGCTAAG CTCGACACCAGCCTGGGCGATGCCAGAAAGCAACTGCAGGACGAGATGCTGAGGAGAGTGGATGGAGAGAACCGCATTCAGACCCTCAAAGAGGAGCTGGAGTTCCAGAAGAACCTCCATTCTGAG GAGCTGCGCGAGGTGAAGCGACGCCATGAGTCCCGTATGGTCGAGTTGGACAACGGCCACCAGCAGGACTTTGAAAGCAAACTGGCCGAGGCCTTGATGGAGATGCGAAGCCAGCATGAGCTGCAAGTAAAACTCTACAAGGATGAGCTGGAGAAGACCTACAATGCCAAG CTGGAAGGCGCGCGTCAGTCAGCGGATCGCAGCAGCCACCTGGTGGGGGCGGCGCACGAGGAGCTTCAGCAGACGCGGGTGCGCATGGAGTCTATGTCGGCCCAGCTCAGCCAGCTGCAGAAACAG CTTGCAGCTCGTGATGCAAAGGTGAAGGACCTGGAGGAGGCTCTGTCTCGGGAGCGGGATACCATGCGTCGCCTTCTGGGAGAGAAAGACCGAGAAATGGCCGAGATAAGGCAGCGGATGCAGCAGCAGCTGGACGAATATCAGGAGCTGATGGACGTCAAGTTGGCACTCGATATGGAAATATGTGCCTACAGGAAGCTGCTCGAGGGCGAGGAGGAAAG GCTGCGTCTTTCTCCAAGTCCACCGCCGACGAGGATGGCAGGAAGTCGCTCCTCGGCCGCGTCGGCTCACTCCCGATCCTTCAACTGCGGCGCTCAGACGTCTCCCCCGAAGAGGCGGCGCCCCAACGACACGGACAGCGAGGCCTCGAGCTTCGCTGGCGGTGCCGTCGCGCGGACCCGCGTCACCCAGCAGGCCTCTGCCAGCGGGCGTGTCACGGTGGATGAGGTGGACCAGGAAGGCAAATACGTCCGACTCAGCAATAAAGCTGATGAG GACCAGAATTTGGGCAACTGGCAGGTGAAGCGCCAGGTTGGCTCTTCAGCACCGATTGCATTCAAGTTTCCCGCAAAGTTCATCTTGAAGGCTGGCCAGAGGGTCACG ATCTGGGCGGCTGGTGCAGGAGGACACCACAGCCCTCCCTCTGACTTGGTCTGGAAGACCCAAGCCAACTGGGGCACCGGAGACCAGTTCCAGACCACCTTGATCAGCGCTAATGGAGAG gaaatggCGATGAGGAAAGTCACTCGCACGCATtttgacgatgatgatgatgacatg GTGGCTCACAGCACCTGCGGGGACAGCGAGTACAACCTGCGTAGTCGCACGGTCCTGTGCGGCTCCTGCGGCCTCCCCTCGGACAAGTCCAACAACTGCAGCAGCGTGTCCTCAGCTTCCCGCTCCTTCCGCAGCGGTGGCATCTCGGAGGGTCTGTTGCCCCACTCGTACGTGTTCAGCACCAGCACAGCTCGCAAG agtgGAACACGTATTGAGAAATGTCCAATAATGTGA
- the naxe gene encoding NAD(P)H-hydrate epimerase, translating into MLSVRALFGIGFLVTSRAAAVFAQTGKCTLSPFAKTHQDCYSSRAASGMAQSIKYLGQEEAQHIDEELFNEYGFSVDQLMELAGLSCATAITRAYPLSCLVKPKPTVLVICGPGNNGGDGLVCARHLKLFGYEPSILYPKRPNKPLFHGLTTQCQKMEIPFLTEMPEARLIDEAFNLVIDAIFGFSFKGAVREPFGSIIDVLKKITVPIASIDIPSGWDVEQGSADGLQPDTLISLTAPKNSAALFKGRHHFLGGRFVPPALEKKYQLNLPRYPDTDCVLKL; encoded by the exons ATGCTGAGCGTGCGGGCTCTCTTTGGCATCGGCTTCCTGGTGACCTCACGGGCCGCGGCGGTCTTTGCTCAAACGGGGAAATGCACGCTGTCTCCTTTTGCTAAGACCCACCAGGACTGTTACAGTAGCAGAGCAGCTTCCGGCATGGCCCAGAGCATCAAATACCTCGG CCAGGAGGAGGCCCAGCACATTGATGAGGAGCTATTCAATGAGTACGGCTTCAGCGTGGACCAGCTGATGGAGCTCGCCGGGCTGAGCTGTGCTACGGCCATCACGAGG GCGTATCCGCTGAGCTGCTTGGTCAAGCCCAAACCCACGGTTCTGGTGATATGTGGACCGGGTAACAATGGAGGTGATGGCCTGGTCTGTGCCAGACATCTGAAACTATTT GGTTACGAGCCCAGCATCCTCTACCCGAAAAGGCCGAATAAACCACTGTTTCACGGTTTAACCACCCAGTGCCAGAAAATGGAGATCCCCTTTCTTACAGAGATGCCTGAG GCCCGATTGATTGATGAGGCGTTCAACCTGGTGATAGACGCCATCTTTGGATTCAGCTTTAAGGGGGCGGTGCGAGAGCCTTTTGGTTCCATCATCGATGTCCTGAAAAAGATCACTGTCCCCATTGCCAGCATCGACATCCCCTCAG GTTGGGATGTGGAGCAGGGGAGCGCCGACGGATTGCAGCCCGACACGCTCATCTCTCTGACCGCTCCCAAGAACTCTGCCGCCCTTTTCAAGGGGCGCCATCACTTCCTGGGAGGCCGCTTTGTCCCACCAGCCCTTGAGAAGAAGTACCAGCTCAATCTGCCCCGCTACCCCGACACGGATTGCGTATTAAAATTGTAA
- the LOC133492898 gene encoding sodium channel subunit beta-1-like isoform X1, with amino-acid sequence MRDDLYAQIHESRSGFNISEQMRTAAVAEYMLRAHWLFLPHCIRLSSILWTKRQGGASVAQQKHGASFQNNAPVCDMTAIRILVLFLSCTLFVRQCDGACAEVDSDTEAVVGKGFKLGCISCKMRSEVKATATVEWYFKAKGEVDFVPIYTYNGMGPNIESELFMDRLDWNGSKRSNDIQDASIYILNVTFNDSGTYRCFFNRILTYDNYENTTIISKVVHLNVLPKATRGTASIVSEVMMYVSIIGLQVWLLIEMIYCYRKIAAAGEEALREAANAEYLAIASESKDNCADVQVGE; translated from the exons ATGCGGGATGATTTGTACGCACAAATACACGAGTCACGGTCCGGTTTTAATATTTCCGAGCAAATGAGAACAGCAGCGGTGGCGGAATATATGTTGCGAGCGCACTGGCTGTTTTTACCGCACTGCATCAGGCTCAGCAGCATCCTGTGGACTAAAAGGCAGGGGGGTGCTTCTGTGGCGCAGCAAAAACACG GCGCCTCGTTTCAAAACAACGCTCCAGTCTGTGACATGACTGCAATCCGCATCCTGGTCCTTTTCCTGTCCTGCACATTGTTTG TGCGCCAGTGCGATGGGGCGTGTGCAGAGGTGGACTCGGACACGGAGGCGGTAGTGGGCAAGGGCTTCAAACTGGGCTGCATCTCCTGCAAGATGAGGAGCGAAGTCAAAGCCACGGCCACGGTTGAATGGTACTTCAAGGCCAAAGGGGAGGTCGACTTTGTGCCG ATCTACACCTACAATGGAATGGGCCCCAATATTGAAAGTGAACTTTTCATGGACCGCCTGGACTGGAACGGGAGCAAGAGGAGCAACGACATCCAAGACGCGTCCATATACATTCTCAACGTCACCTTCAACGACTCGGGCACATACCGGTGCTTCTTCAATCGCATCCTCACCTACGACAACTACGAGAACACCACCATTATCAGCAAAGTGGTCCACCTCAACGTGCTGCCGAAAG CCACCAGAGGTACAGCTTCCATCGTGTCCGAAGTCATGATGTACGTGTCCATCATCGGCCTGCAGGTGTGGCTCCTCATCGAGATGATATACTGCTACAGGAAAATAGCAGCGGCCGGGGAGGAAGCGTTACGAGAAGCTGC GAACGCCGAATATTTAGCCATTGCCTCGGAAAGTAAAGATAACTGTGCAGATGTGCAGGTTGGAGAATAG